The following are encoded in a window of Cryptococcus neoformans var. neoformans B-3501A chromosome 13, whole genome shotgun sequence genomic DNA:
- a CDS encoding hypothetical protein (HMMPfam hit to CNH, CNH domain, score: 91.2, E(): 2.6e-24; HMMPfam hit to RhoGEF, RhoGEF domain, score: 115.6, E(): 1.2e-31) yields the protein MSNPGGDLGDFRPLNGSADSASAARRPLPPQPPRPALPPNPYFSYQSSAVPSTAPLADIGISSPSSLGRRALPTPPVSSGDHSPSRSRALPTPPGRLPSGSYPDGPPPPPPPRPSDYFAYTPREKPPLPLQPAAPRTESSSSQSRSSSRLGYSYEFTSPSRSSSQSKSASDTIDTSNTSQSDHTNKSPNLALDNLDNEWLPILERFGDLSTNLNDSLKSPHSLHTGDGRDTLIQKAWPGPGDIDSAGQDRSASEMCMTSATYQPSPQYGDSLESPGALKVNGGLGVPSNGWPGYLQPEARTGRDRSASAVTMKAGDGHDGAVTPRGDERYDKDTLFGSVVEDERLGESQKQYSNTSYATGNNVPLSTSETVSSADQGSPGPPHRQNSSTSSLHPRSISHNTGRTSFDLSPSWAHQAQTPSHWVEHSFEDEQGPSGWEEEEWEEEEDEEIDVDEGQFFQPAFLSEMALQLRDKVERQRHIKAGIAWVGSFTGRDIVTTIHNLLPPHTREKPNDRRFALLLAQSLQNQLWFVEVDWDIKPLRDSSDDVFRFMGEMEGMASGADALTTELPKGLMTMATRCYSPSCTGDKRCYSPRCPYKTSPGTFLPTKESIIPLPTPVSIRHDDWKEDIDPLMLRDLSPRAITRQDVIRQALSSELAYEADLSIMEDLFITHLRLADPPIIPDPIHREEFIHEVFHNALELRAASKRLIEEFTIRQREQPLIQFVGDLFLQAATEFRNIYPEYTGSLPQAEAALSKELEENTEFRLYTERVVRENDRRRDIRHLVTRPSAQLQRYPALLEGILNVTDPDDPDREFLSQALQSIQFISSLSQLKLFHASKGRGPASKLEWFDLVSEEDRKAIPKKEQKRQMLIWELIQGEIQYVADLEVLGTVFAEGLRMAEPAVIDRNRLDVFLDEAFHNWRSLYEIHSRFLHNLQIRQLEQHPHIGMISDLVFDAALNWQEAYMEYVPHYPIAKLKVHEEEASNTKFASFLKACLRDPMTNKQDIDHFMSRPIFRLLRYPLLLDPIRDCLKETAGPDDPDYEQIPQVMEVIASLGKAIQKGVISNESKVELWALQRTLDGSKISPRTVADLDLANPMRELIHRGTVYRQSEGSIGSGWTELNAFLFDNFLVLAKLERPTKPSKSSRKEHRKEKYAINRPPIPLELLSLGSFSEAPRVRNTGRLFGVGGASHYDVSSDRSMNAPKTPGSSKSADTSKLYPFSISFIGGQGQLGGSYTLWADSYKARQDWREKFEHAKVLRAEINDAGKVFEMNPLSVDTFYMPPSYAMQKDKDSQYTGRVTCSCPFITQDQRRLIAVGCQDGVWIGIRGDSRSLRKVLHVKSVTSIAVLEEFSIFLVLSDKSLVAYQLEALVPSAGQKPVKATTERISMPKEEISSFTVGRLDGRTLVVLMRAETTQTVFKILEPVLNKNTEDTTRQRRPFGFLGKTSEWFRPYKMFYLPAEVYGVHFLKHKLAIVCSKGFEIMDLTDLKGGSIPIFDPAKIKEKPYLSDLERKCTQGRALGMFRSTETEFLLCYETFGLYIHRYGEPNRDCRPIEWQGRHDSVAFHPPFLLLISAPFIEIRHIDTGKLLQIYTGSDLRLTWEQVVAIAFREYKLMSLDSGSGGQKNPPVLNPGKHGYGDETKIQEPQIHICQRTTDHKQGRGQPAIGQVVYELSPTLLLNNPLLNPLNTLDPNYLPPLPLTSHANPAIRQARPPSIRTTNSSDQFPHPNLYQTSNPSQGYIPFPNAQGYSAQPPMLQRDSYGTRYSRDSSSYRDSNSVYNMTPIDPSPQSSTGAFPIQPQNQPAGYPPQGTIGGLGYSQYPEPQPPVVHGQSQGQDQGYGGYNDHAIRAWAQNGGYGRNDAYGGYE from the exons ATGTCAAACCCGGGTGGCGACTTGGGCGACTTTCGCCCTCTCAACGGCTCTGCAGACTCCGCTTCAGCTGCTCGACGaccgcttcctcctcaaccacCTAGGCcggctcttcctcccaacCCATATTTCAGCTACCAAAGTTCAGCTGTACCATCTACAGCTCCTTTAGCAGACATAGGGATATCAAGCCCCAGCAGCTTGGGAAGGAGAGCTTTACCAACACCTCCAGTGTCATCAGGCGATCATTCACCAAGTCGTTCAAGAGCATTACCAACTCCGCCAGGCAGACTTCCTTCCGGTTCATATCCTGATGGtccgcctcctccacctccacctagACCATCCGACTATTTTGCATACACACCAAGAGAAAAACCACCACTTCCTCTGCAGCCTGCCGCTCCGCGTACGGAGAGTTCGTCGTCACAGTCCCGGTCGTCTTCTAGACTTGGTTATAGTTACGAATTCACATCACCCTCTAGATCATCAAGTCAATCAAAAAGCGCCTCTGATACGATTGATACCAGCAATACTTCACAGTCTGATCACACGAACAAATCGCCAAATCTGGCGCTTGACAATCTCGACAACGAGTGGCTGCCTATACTTGAGCGATTTGGCGACCTGTCCACAAACTTGAACGATAGCCTGAAATCCCCTCATTCGTTACACactggagatggaagggataCTCTGATTCAAAAAGCCTGGCCGGGCCCAGGCGATATAGATTCTGCGGGACAGGATCGCTCGGCTTCCGAGATGTGTATGACATCGGCGACTTAccagccttctcctcaataCGGTGACAGTCTAGAGTCGCCTGGTGCACTTAAGGTCAACGGTGGTTTGGGTGTGCCGTCGAATGGCTGGCCCGGGTATCTTCAGCCAGAAGCGAGAACAGGACGTGATCGATCAGCTAGTGCTGTGACCATGAAAGCTGGGGATGGGCATGATGGGGCAGTAACTCCAAGAGGTGACGAAAGGTACGACAAGGATACATTGTTTGGTTCTGTGgtagaggatgaaagacTCGGAGAATCTCAAAAGCAATATTCGAATACGAGTTACGCCACGGGCAATAATGtccctctttccacttCCGAAACTGTTTCTTCTGCGGACCAAGGTTCACCTGGCCCACCGCATCGCCAAAActcatccacttcctctcttcaccctcgATCTATCAGTCACAATACAGGCCGTACTTCCTTCgatctctctccttcatgGGCTCATCAAGCCCAAACACCTTCCCATTGGGTCGAAC ATTCGTTTGAGGACGAACAAGGACCGAGcggatgggaagaagaggagtgggaagaggaagaggatgaagagatcgATGTAGATGAGGGTCAGTTCTTCCAGCCCGCCTTTTTGAGCGAGATGGCATTACAATTGAGAGATAAAGTGGAAAGGCAACGACACATTAAAGCTGGTATAGCCTGGGTTGGAAGTTTCACAGGGAGAGACATTGTCACTACCATCCACAACCTCCTGCCTCCACACACCCGAGAAAAACCCAACGACCGCCGAttcgccctcctcctcgcgcAGAGTTTACAAAATCAACTTTGGTTCGTTGAAGTTGACTGGGATATCAAGCCCCTTCGTGATTCCTCTGATGACGTCTTCAGATTCatgggagagatggaaggtaTGGCTTCTGGCGCAGATGCTCTTACCACGGAGCTGCCCAAGGGTCTTATGACGATGGCTACCCGATGTTATTCCCCCTCTTGTACAGGCGACAAGCGGTGTTACTCCCCTCGGTGTCCTTACAAAACCTCACCGGGCACTTTCCTCCCCACCAAAGAATCTATCATCCCACTGCCTACGCCGGTGTCCATAAGACACGATGATTGGAAAGAAGATATCGATCCTTTGATGTTACGTGATCTTTCACCTCGTGCTATCACACGTCAAGATGTCATCCGCCAAGCACTTTCATCTGAACTTGCATATGAAGCTGATCTTTCCATCATGGAAGATCTATTCATCACGCACCTTCGTCTCGCTGATCCGCCAATCATACCCGACCCAATACACAGAGAAGAGTTCATCCATGAAGTTTTTCATAATGCGCTTGAGCTCAGGGCGGCTAGTAAAAGGTTGATCGAAGAATTTACGATTAGGCAGAGAGAACAGCCACTCATCCAGTTTGTGGGGGATTTGTTTTTACAGGCGGCAACAGAATTTAGGAACATCTATCCCGAGTATACAGGGAGTCTGCCGCAGGCGGAGGCGGCGTTGAGTAAGGAACTGGAGGAAAATACCGAGTTCAGGTTATACACCGAG CGAGTGGTTAGAGAAAACGATCGTCGAAGAGATATCCGTCACCTCGTCACTCGTCCCTCCGCCCAATTACAACGTTATCCCGCTCTTCTCGAAGGTATCCTCAACGTCACAGACCCTGACGATCCCGATCGCGAATTTCTCAGTCAAGCCCTTCAATCTATCCAGTTCATTTCGAGTCTATCACAGCTCAAACTTTTCCATGCGAGTAAAGGGAGGGGACCGGCGAGTAAGCTGGAGTGGTTTGATCTGGTcagcgaagaagatagaAAGGCTATCCCGAAAaaggagcagaagagacAGATGCTTATCTGGGAGTTGATCCAAGGTGAGATCCAGTATGTGGCGGATTTGGAAGTACTGGGAACT GTATTCGCGGAGGGCTTAAGGATGGCCGAACCAGCTGTGATAGACCGTAATCGCCTGGACGTCTTCCTTGACGAAGCATTCCACAACTGGCGCTCTCTCTATGAGATACATAGCCGTTTCCTGCACAATCTCCAGATTCGTCAACTTGAACAACACCCACATATCGGTATGATTTCCGACCTCGTATTCGATGCGGCACTTAACTGGCAAGAGGCATACATGGAGTATGTTCCGCATTATCCTATTGCTAAGTTGAAGGTacacgaggaagaggctaGTAATACAAAATTTGCCAGTTTTCTCAAG GCTTGTCTGCGAGACCCCATGACAAACAAACAGGATATCGACCATTTTATGAGCCGTCCCATATTCCGTTTACTGAGATATCCTTTACTTCTTGATCCCATCCGTGACTGTCTAAAAGAGACGGCCGGACCCGATGATCCCGACTATGAACAAATCCCTCAAGTCATGGAAGTTATCGCTAGCTTGGGTAAGGCTATCCAGAAAGGTGTAATCTCGAATGAGTCGAAAGTAGAGCTTTGGGCTCTGCAGAGGACGTTGGACGGGTCAAAGATCTCACCCAGAACAGTCGCCGACCTGGATTTGGCGAACCCTATGAGAGAGCTTATCCACCGTGGTACTGTGTACAGACAATCGGAGGGAAGTATAGGTAGTGGTTGGACAGAGCTGAACGCGTTCTTATTCGATAATTTCT TGGTCCTCGCGAAGTTGGAACGGCCTACGAAACCCTCCAAATCGTCTAGGAAAGAGCATCGTAAAGAGAAATACGCTATAAATCGTCCA CCAATCCCATTGGAACTTCTCTCACTAGGGTCCTTCAGCGAAGCACCCCGCGTACGGAATACTGGTCGTCTTTTTGGCGTCGGTGGTGCATCCCATTATGATGTTTCCAGCGATAGATCTATGAATGCCCCCAAAACACCAGGATCATCAAAAAGTGCTGACACATCTAAACTCTACCCTTTCAGCATCTCGTTCATTGGGGGACAGGGACAGTTAGGAGGAAGTTATACTTTGTGGGCAGACTCTTACAAAGCGAGACAAGATTGGAGAGAGAAGTTTGAGCATGCCAAGGTGTTGAGGGCGGAGATTAATGACGCTGGCAAG GTCTTTGAAATGAATCCACTAAGCGTGGATACGTTCTACATGCCTCCAAGCTATGCCATGCAGAAGGATAAGGACAGTCAATACACGGGCCGAGTGACGTGTAGTTGCCCATTCA TAACTCAAGATCAGCGTCGGCTGATCGCTGTCGGCTGTCAAGATGGTGTGTGGATTGGTATCCGCGGCGATTCCCGTTCCCTTCGGAAAGTGTTACATGTCAAGTCGGTCACCAGTATCGCGGTTTTAGAAGagttctccatcttcctaGTTCTGTCTGACAAAAGTCTGGTCGCCTATCAACTTGAAGCATTGGTCCCCAGCGCTGGTCAGAAACCAGTCAAGGCTACTACCGAGAGAATCTCCATGCCTAAAGAGGAAATCTCTTCATTTACTGTTGGCCGTCTGGACGGGAGAACATTGGTAGTGTTAATGCGAGCTGAGACAACGCAGACGGTGTTCAAGATCCTGGAACCAGTATTGAATAAGAATACCGAGGACACGACGAGGCAGCGAAGGCCGTTTGGATTCTTAGGAAAGACATCTGAATGGTTCAGGCCCTACAAAATGTTCTACCTACCAGCTGAAGTTTATGGGGTGCATTTCCTCAAACATAAGCTGGCTATTGTCTGTTCCAAAGGATTTGAGATTATGGATTTGACAGA CCTTAAAGGAGGAAGCATACCGATCTTCGACCCCGCTAAGATCAAAGAGAAGCCATACTTGTCCGATCTAGAACGCAAATGTACTCAGGGAAGAGCATTGGGAATGTTTAGATCAACGGAAACGGAGTTCTTGTTGTGTTACGAGA CGTTTGGTCTATATATTCATCG ATATGGTGAACCTAACCGAGACTGCCGCCCGATCGAATGGCAAGGCCGTCATGACAGTGTAGCATTCCATCcgcctttccttctcctcataTCTGCACCATTCATTGAGATCAGACACATCGATACCGGAAAATTACTACAGATCTACACTGGAAGTGATCTGAGATTAACCTGGGAGCAAGTAGTCGCCATTGCTTTTCGAGAGTACAAGCTAATGTCTCTTGATAGTGGGTCGGGTGGACAGAAGAACCCGCCTGTTTTGAATCCCGGCAAACA TGGGTATGGGGACGAGACGAAGATTCAGGAGCCACAGATCCACATTTGTCAGCGAACGACTGATCATAAGCAAGGTAGAGGCCAGCCGGCTATCGGGCAGGTAGT GTATGAATTGAGTCCAACTTTGTTACTCAACAATCCTCTTCTGAACCCGCTTAACACACTGGATCCTAACTACCTTCCCCCTCTACCTCTTACTAGCCATGCAAATCCTGCCATCAGG CAAGCTCGCCCACCATCGATCAGAACCACGAATTCCAGCGACCAATTCCCTCACCCCAATTTGTATCAAACTTCCAATCCATCTCAAGGATACATTCCTTTCCCTAACGCGCAAGGCTACTCTGCGCAGCCACCTATGCTCCAGCGCGATAGCTATGGAACTCGATACTCAAGAGATAGTAGCTCATACCGCGACTCAAATTCGGTGTACAACATGACGCCAATCGATCCATCCCCTCAGTCGAGTACGGGCGCTTTCCCAATACAGCCTCAAAACCAGCCAGCGGGGTATCCACCACAAGGAACGATTGGCGGCCTAGGCTATTCACAATATCCAGAGCCACAACCGCCGGTCGTGCACGGGCAATCACAGGGGCAGGACCAAGGCTATGGAGGTTATAACGATCATGCGATAAGAGCTTGGGCGCAAAACGGAGGATATGGAAGGAATGACGCCTACGGAGGGTATGAATGA
- a CDS encoding hypothetical protein (Similar to gi|1168773|sp|P46056|CARB_TRICU Carbamoyl-phosphate synthase, arginine-specific, large chain (Arginine-specific carbamoyl-phosphate synthetase, ammonia chain), FASTA scores: opt: 6253, E(): 0, (84.389% identity (93.322% similar) in 1153 aa overlap (1-1151:1-1150)); HMMPfam hit to CPSase_L_D2, Carbamoyl-phosphate synthase L chain, ATP binding domain, score: 527.3, E(): 1.4e-155; HMMPfam hit to CPSase_L_D3, Carbamoyl-phosphate synthetase large chain, oligomerisation domain, score: 236.9, E(): 3.5e-68; HMMPfam hit to CPSase_L_chain, Carbamoyl-phosphate synthase L chain, N-terminal domain, score: 246.9, E(): 3.6e-71), whose amino-acid sequence MLRSLPRARAALPLRSRPLAPFSRSPLLSRNYAVAAPAVGSYAQVDGEPTLNSPSELARKISAKVLPKLEKPDVKKVLVVGSGGLSIGQAGEFDYSGSQAIKALRESNIETILINPNIATIQTSHHLASEIYFLPVTADYVAYVLEKERPDGILLTFGGQSALNVGIQLDKMGVLERLGVKVLGTPIRTLEVSEDRDLFVQALNEIEIPAAQSTAVSTIQAALDAAKEIGYPIILRSAFSLGGLGSGFAHDEEELRNLAAKSLSLSPQVLIEKSLKGWKEVEYEVVRDAADNTIICCNMENFDPLGTHTGDSIVVAPSQTLTDDEYHMLRSAAIKIVRHVGVVGECNVQYALDPVSRDYRVIEMNARLSRSSALASKATGYPLAYTAAKIALGHTLPELPNAVTKTTTACFEPSLDYIVTKIPKWDLAKFQHVERNVGSAMKSVGEVMAIGRTFEESLQKAIRQVDPNFTGFDAYWKPEDMTAALTHNNDRRLFAIAHAMLNLDYTVDHLHDLTKIDKWFLYKLENIVNVYKTLQSTPFDKIDRELFLTAKKTGFSDLHISQLVGAKEGEVRAARKAAGVTPFVKRIDTLAAEFPAYTNYLYTTYNASTHDLEFNENGTMVLGSGVYRIGSSVEFDWCAVTCSRAIRSMGKKTIMINYNPETVSTDFDEADRLYFEELGWERVMDIYELEGADGVVVSVGGQLPQNIALRLKKTGVNVLGTDPEQIDNAEDRHKFSSILDSIGVDQPAWTEATSLQAAKEFANKVNYPVLIRPSYVLSGAAMNVVWDERQLEEKLTAAADVSPLHPVVVSQFIDNAQEIDIDAVAHEGKLLVHAVSEHVENAGVHSGDATLVLPPFSLKERDMDRLREIAEKVAKAFNISGPYNMQIIRKPEEEGKEAELKVIECNLRASRSFPFVSKVLGKNFIDVAAAAIMGENIPEPVDLMKEQRDYVAIKVPQFSWTRLPGADPFLGVEMASTGEVASFGKDIHEAYWAALLSVNGFKLPKANSGILLGGDISRVELPEIASNLISLGFKLYTYDANVEEFINKQPYLAIKKILVPVKDKRKLREVLEENEISCVINVSRSRAATTADADYASRRAAVDFGIPLINNAKLAVLFTETLQQKFKNSPLPYVEGQQPSEVKSWREFVGEERAY is encoded by the exons ATGCTCCGATCCCTTCCTCGTGCCCGTGCCGCCCTCCCGCTCCGATCACGCCCTCTCGCCCCGTTTTCTCGTTCACCATTACTCTCCAGAAACTATGCCGTCGCTGCCCCAGCAGTCGGCTCCTACGCCCAAGTAGATGGAGAGCCCACCCTCAACTCTCCATCAGAATTGGCCAGGAAGATTTCCGCAAAGGTGCTTCCCAAGCTGGAAAAGCCCGATGTCAAGAAGGTTCTCGTCGTTGGCTCCGGTGGTCTCTCGATCGGCCAGGCCGGTGAATTCGATTACTCAG GATCCCAAGCCATTAAGGCTTTGAGGGAATCAAATATCGAGACCATCCTCATTAACCCCAACATCGCTACCATCCAAACTTCCCACCACCTCGCCTCCGAGATCTATTTCCTCCCCGTCACTGCCGACTATGTCGCTTACGTCCTTGAAAAGGAGCGACCAGATGGTATCCTCTTGACTTTCGGTGGTCAATCGGCGTTGAACGTTGGTATCCAACTTGACAAAATGGGTGTGCTTGAGCGATTGGGTGTCAAGGTCCTCGGTACCCCTATCAGGACTCTTGAAGTCTCTGAAGACCGAGACCTTTTCGTTCAGGCTTTGAACGAGATTGAGATTCCTGCTGCTCAATCTACTGCCGTCTCTACCATCCAAGCGGCTCTTGATGCTGCCAAGGAGATTGGTTACCCCATCATTCTCCGATCAGCATTTTCTCTCGGTGGTTTGGGTTCTGGTTTCGCGCAcgatgaggaggagttgAGGAACTTGGCTGCCAAgtctctttctctctcacCGCAGGTTTTGATTgagaagagtttgaaggGTTGGAAGGAGGTCGAGTACGAGGTTGTACGAGACGCCGCGGACAACACCATCATCTGCTGTAACATGGAGAACTTTGACCCTCTTGGTACACACACTGGTGACTCTATTGTCGTTGCTCCCTCCCAGACTCTTACCGACGATGAGTATCACATGCTCCGAAGTGCCGCCATTAAGATTGTGCGACATGTCGGTGTCGTCGGTGAGTGTAACGTCCAGTACGCCTTGGACCCTGTCAGCAGAGACTATAGGGTTATTGAGATGAACGCGAGGTTGAGTCGATCTTC TGCTCTTGCCTCCAAGGCCACTGGTTATCCTCTTGCCTATACTGCCGCCAAGATCGCCCTTGGTCACACCCTTCCCGAACTCCCCAACGCCGTCACCAAAACCACCACCGCTTGTTTTGAGCCTTCTCTTGACTACATTGTCACCAAGATCCCCAAGTGGGACTTGGCGAAGTTCCAGCATGTCGAAAGGAACGTCGGTTCTGCCATGAAGTCTGTCGGTGAGGTCATGGCTATCGGCCGAACCTTTGAGGAATCTTTGCAAAAGGCTATCAGGCAGGTTGACCCCAACTTTACTGGTTTCGATGCCTATTGGAAGCCTGAGGACATGACTGCCGCTTTGACCCATAACAATGACCGACGACTGTTTGCCATTGCCCACGCCATGCTCAACCTCGATTACACTGTCGACCATCTCCATGACTTGACCAAGATTGACAAGTGGTTCTTGTACAAGCTTGAGAACATTGTCAACGTCTACAAGACTCTCCAGTCTACTCCCTTCGACAAGATTGACCGAGAGCTCTTCTTGACCGCCAAAAAGACAGGTTTTAGTGACTTGCACATCTCTCAGTTGGTTGGTGCCAAGGAGGGTGAGGTTCGTGCCGCTAGGAAGGCTGCTGGTGTCACTCCCTTCGTTAAGCGAATTGACACTCTTGCCGCCGAGTTCCCTGCTTACACCAACTACCTGTACACCACTTACAACGCCTCCACCCACGATCTTGAATTCAACGAAAACGGTACTATGGTTTTGGGTTCCGGTGTCTACCGAATTGGTTCTTCTGTCGAGTTCGACTGGTGTGCCGTTACCTGCTCTAGGGCCATCCGATCTATGGGCAAGAAGACCATTATGATCAACTACAACCCCGAGACTGTCTCTACCGACTTTGACGAGGCTGATAGGCTCTACTTCGAAGAGCTCGGCTGGGAGAGGGTTATGGATATTTACGAGCTTGAAGGGGCCGATGGTGTCGTCGTCTCTGTCGGTGGTCAGCTCCCTCAGAACATTGCTCTCCGATTGAAGAAGACCGGCGTCAACGTTCTCGGTACAGACCCCGAACAGATCGACAATGCCGAGGACCGGCACAAGttctcttccattcttGACTCTATTGGTGTCGACCAACCCGCTTGGACTGAAGCCACCTCTCTTCAGGCCGCCAAGGAATTTGCCAACAAGGTCAACTACCCTGTCCTTATCCGACCTTCTTACGTTCTTTCCGGTGCTGCCATGAACGTCGTCTGGGACGAGAGGCAGCTTGAGGAGAAGCTCACTGCCGCTGCCGACGTTTCTCCCCTCCACCCCGTCGTCGTCTCTCAATTCATTGACAACGCTCAGGAAATCGACATTGACGCCGTCGCCCACGAGGGTAAGCTCCTCGTCCATGCTGTTAGTGAGCACGTTGAGAATGCCGGTGTCCACTCTGGTGACGCCACCTTGgtccttcctcccttctcgCTCAAGGAGCGAGACATGGACAGGCTCAGGGAGATCGCCGAGAAGGTTGCCAAGGCTTTCAACATCTCTGGTCCTTACAACATGCAGATCATCAGGAAGCCCGAAGAGGAGGGCAAGGAGGCCGAGTTGAAGGTTATCGAATGTAACTTGCGAGCTTCTCGAAGTTTCCCCTTTGTCTCCAAGGTTCTTGGTAAGAACTTCATTGACGTGGCCGCTGCCGCTATCAT GGGTGAAAACATTCCCGAGCCTGTTgatttgatgaaggagcagaGGGATTACGTTGCCATCAAGGTTCCTCAGTTCTCTTGGACTCGATTGCCCGGTGCCGACCCCTTCTTGGGTGTTGAGATGGCTTCTACCGGTGAAGTCGCTTCCTTCGGTAAGGACATCCACGAAGCCTACTGGgctgctcttctctctgTCAACGGTTTCAAGCTTCCCAAGGCCAACTCTGGTATTCTCCTCGGTGGTGACATTTCTCGAGTTGAGCTCCCTGAAATCGCTTCcaatctcatctctcttggCTTCAAGCTTTACACCTATGATGCCAACGTCGAGGAGTTCATTAACAAGCAGCCTTACTTGGCAATCAAGAAGATCTTGGTGCCTGTCAAGGACAAGAGGAAGTTGAGGGAAGTTCTGGAGGAGAACGAGATCTCTTGTGTGATCAACGTCTCTAGGTCTAGGGCCGCCACCACTGCGGATGCCGACTACGCCTCCAGGAGGGCCGCTGTCGACTTTGGTATTCCT CTTATTAACAACGCCAAGCTCGCCGTGCTCTTCACCGAAACTCTCCAGCAAAAGTTCAAGAACTCTCCTTTGCCTTACGTCGAGGGCCAACAGCCTTCAGAGGTCAAGTCATGGAGGGAGTTTGTTGGCGAGGAGAGGGCGTACTAA
- a CDS encoding hypothetical protein (Match to ESTs gb|CF194511.1|CF194511, gb|CF192727.1|CF192727, gb|CF187720.1|CF187720; Similar to gi|32403396|ref|XP_322311.1| predicted protein [Neurospora crassa], FASTA scores: opt: 406, E(): 5.6e-13, (35.734% identity (61.219% similar) in 361 aa overlap (1-348:1-317))) has protein sequence MSVVSKNLFDLLGDDESPAPAAPKAAPKKSEATPAQRTVPGAAPRGNANRGRGNNNRGAHTVTRDDRVADNEGTETAGGFDGERVPASKKGNHTRDAHTKGPRGSRPAKTSGGHTSAGNGHYRGAKVPAQAGERRQFERRNANGTTDSQKKVEHGWGANSGEAELKDEVEGEKDAKVEENAPQTPAEAVAAETEAPAAEAEAEQEPEEVTKSYEEYLAERAQQNAAIAALGKKQAREVASEVEGKAFVREAIDDFFSGKSKSTEAKNKPKKEKVYIEVDGQFAQPSRPPRRDREGGERSGERSGERSGRGRGQRGGFGGQRGNNRGGARASRPAPINANDTKAFPALGA, from the exons ATGTCGGTCGTGTCGAAGAACCTCTTCGACCTCCTCGGGG ACGATGAGTCTCCCGCCCCTGCCGCCCCTAAAGCCGCTCCCAAGAAGTCTGAGGCCACCCCCGCTCAGCGAACCGTCCCTGGTGCCGCTCCCCGTGGTAACGCCAACCGAGGTCGAGGCAACAACAACCGAGGCGCCCACACCGTCACCCGTGACGACCGAGTTGCCGACAACGAGGGCACCGAGACCGCTGGTGGCTTCGACGGCGAGCGAGTTCCTGCTTCCAAGAAGGGCAACCACACCCGTGACGCTCACACCAAGGGTCCTCGAGGAAGCAGGCCCGCCAAGACTTCCGGTGGCCACACTTCTGCCGGTAACGGCCACTACAGGGGTGCCAAGGTCCCCGCTCAGGCCGGTGAGAGGAGGCAATTCGAGAGGAGGAACGCCAACGGTACCACCGACAgccagaagaaggttgagcATGGCTGGGGCGCCAACTCTGGTGAGGCTGAATTGAAGG ACGAGGTTGAGGGTGAGAAGGACgccaaggttgaggagaacGCTCCTCAAACTCCGGCCGAGGCTGTCGCGGCTGAGACCGAGGCTCCTGCCGCTGAGGCCGAGGCTGAGCAAGAGCCCGAGGAAGTGACCAAGTCTTACGAGGAGTATCTTGCCGAGCGTGCTCAGCAGAACGCCGCCATCGCCGCTCTCGGCAAGAAGCAGGCTAGAGAAGTTGCCTCCGAGGTTGAGGGTAAGGCTTTCGTCAGGGAGGCCATTGacgacttcttctccggCAAG TCTAAGAGCACCGAGGCCAAGAACAAgcccaagaaggagaaggtcTACATCGAGGTTGACGGTCAGTTCGCCCAGCCTTCCCGACCTCCCCGACGAGACCGAGAGGGTGGTGAGCGATCTGGTGAACGATCTGGTGAGCGATCCGGTCGAGGCCGAGGACAGCGAGGTGGTTTCGGTGGCCAGCGAGGCAACAACCGAGGTGGCGCCCGAGCCAGCCGACCTGCGCCCATCAACGCCAACGACACCAAGGCTTTCCCCGCCTTGGGCGCTTAA